GTTTTTTTAGAAAATCAATTTAATTAATAGAATTGTGAATTCCTGTATTAGCTTTCACGACAATTTCATCGAACTTCTTCGCATCGGCTTTTTTCGATGAAACAAGCGTACCAACAATGGCGGCAAGGAATCCAACTGGAATCGAAATAATTCCTGGGTTTGTTAAATTAATTAGTGGATTTCCAACAAAGATGGCTTTTCCAACTTCAGGCGACCACACATTTGGACTTACAGCGACAAGAATCAGAGCTGTAAACAAGCCCACTAACATTCCAGTAATTGCGCCAGTTGTGTTAAAGCGTTTCCAGAAAATTGTTAATAAAATGATTGGTAGGTTTGCACTTGCGGCTACAGCAAATGCGAGTGCAACTAAGAACGCGACGTTCATTTTTTGTGCAAACAAAGCAAGTATGATGGACAATACAGCAACACCTACAGATGCCCAGCGAGCTGCTACAATTTGTTCCTTTTCTGTTGCTTTACCTCGGCGTAGAATATGGCTGTAGAAATCATGTGCAAAGGCAGAAGCTGCTGTTAACACTAGACCAGCTACTACGGCTAAGATGGTTGCAAAGGCAACTGCTGATACGAAGGCAAATAAGAAATCTCCGCCCAATGCTTTTGCTAGAAGAGGAGCTGCCATATTTCCACCTGCATCTGCTGCAATGATTGTATCAAAGCCCACAAACGCTGCTGCGCCAAAACCAAGGAAGATCGTCATAACATAGAAGATTCCGATAATCCAAGTTGCATAAACAACTGATTTTCGTGCAGTAGCTGCATCTTTTACAGTGAAAAAGCGGATTAATATGTGCGGTAATCCAGCTGTTCCTAACACGAGTGCCAGGTTTA
The DNA window shown above is from Bacillus sp. T3 and carries:
- a CDS encoding cation acetate symporter, whose translation is MNTLAFILFLGIVGLTLVITYFASKKTKTTSDFYTADGSLTGWQNGMAIAGDYMSAASFLGIAGMIALNGFDGFFYSIGFLVAYLVVLYIVAEPLRNLGKYTLADMIAARFDDKKVRGVAALNTMTISIFYMIAQLVGAGGLIKLLLGIDYIYSVLIVGTLMTVYVVFGGMTATSWVQIVKAVLLMIGTFIISMIVFAKFDFSVMKMFAELKAATPLEGSYLNPGNKFKNPLDTISLNLALVLGTAGLPHILIRFFTVKDAATARKSVVYATWIIGIFYVMTIFLGFGAAAFVGFDTIIAADAGGNMAAPLLAKALGGDFLFAFVSAVAFATILAVVAGLVLTAASAFAHDFYSHILRRGKATEKEQIVAARWASVGVAVLSIILALFAQKMNVAFLVALAFAVAASANLPIILLTIFWKRFNTTGAITGMLVGLFTALILVAVSPNVWSPEVGKAIFVGNPLINLTNPGIISIPVGFLAAIVGTLVSSKKADAKKFDEIVVKANTGIHNSIN